A part of Vulpes vulpes isolate BD-2025 chromosome 15, VulVul3, whole genome shotgun sequence genomic DNA contains:
- the ZNF609 gene encoding zinc finger protein 609 isoform X3: MESPVSTPAVLPLHLLVPVVSNDISSPCEQIMVRTRSVGVNTCDVALATEPECLGPCEPGTSVNLEGIVWQETEDGMLVVNVTWRNKTYVGTLLDCTRHDWAPPRFCDSPTSDLEMRNGRGRGKRMRPNSNTPVNETATASDSKGTSSSSKTRAGANSKGRRGSQNSSEHRPPASSTSEDVKASPSSANKRKNKPLSDMELNSSSEDSKGSKRVRTNSMGSATGPLPGTKVEPTVVDRNCPSPVLIDCPHPNCNKKYKHINGLKYHQAHAHTDDDSKPEADGDSEYGEEPTLHADLGSCNGASVSQKGSLSPARSATPKVRLVEPHSPSPSSKFSTKGLCKKKLSGEGDTDLGALSNDGSDDGPSVMDETSNDAFDSLERKCMEKEKCKKPSSLKPEKIPSKSLKSARPIAPAIPPQQIYTFQTATFTAASPGSSSGLTTTVVQAMPNSPQLKPIQPKPTVMGEPFTVNPALTPAKDKKKKDKKKKESSKELESPLTPGKVCRAEEGKSPFRESSGDGMKMEGLLNGSSDPHQSRLASIKAEADKIYSFTDNAPSPSIGGSSRIDSTTPTQPLTPLHVVTQNGAEANSVKTNSPAYSDISDAGEDGEGKVDSVKSKDPEQLVKEGAKKTLFPPQPQSKDSPYYQGFESYYSPSYAQSSPGALNPGSQAGLESQALKTKKDEEPESIEGKVKNDVCEEKKPELSSSSQQPSVIQQRPNMYMQSLYYNQYAYVPPYGYSDQSYHTHLLSTNTAYRQQYEEQQKRQSLEQQQRGLDKKAELGLKEREAALKEEWKQKPSIPPTLTKAPSLTDLVKSGPGKAKEPGADPAKSVIIPKLDDSSKLPSQAPEGLKVKLSEAGHLGKEASEAKTGAECGRQAEVDPILWYRQEAEPRMWTYVYPAKYSDIKSEDERWKEERDRKLKEERSRSKDSVPKEDGKESTSSDCKLSTSEDSRLGSKEPRPSVHVPVSSPLTQHQSYIPYMHGYSYSQSYDPNHPSYRGMPAVMMQNYPGSYLPSSYSFSPYGSKVSGGEDADKARASPSVSCKSSSESKALDILQQHASHYKSKSPTITDKTSQERDRGGCGVVGGGGSCSSVGGAAGGERNVDRPRTSPSQRLMSTHHHHHHLGYSLLPAQYNLPYAAGLSSTAIVASQQGSTPSLYPPPRR, translated from the exons GGATGTTGGTGGTGAATGTAACATGGAGGAACAAGACATATGTAGGTACACTTCTTGACTGCACACGGCATGATTGGGCACCCCCCAG GTTCTGTGACTCCCCCACCAGTGACTTGGAAATGCGCAATGGCCGGGGTAGAGGCAAACGCATGCGTCCCAACAGTAACACACCTGTCAATGAGACAGCCACAGCCTCTGACAGCAAagggaccagcagcagcagcaaaaccCGAGCAGGAGCAAATAGCAAAGGCCGTCGGGGCAGCCAGAATTCTTCAGAGCATCGCCCACCTGCCAGTAGCACCTCTGAGGATGTCAAGGCCAGCCCTTCCTCAGCTAACAAGCGGAAAAACAAACCGCTTTCAGACATGGAGCTGAATTCTAGCTCAGAGGACTCCAAAGGGAGCAAGCGTGTCCGTACGAATTCCATGGGCTCAGCCACTGGTCCCCTCCCTGGGACCAAGGTGGAACCCACTGTTGTAGACAGAAATTGTCCCTCCCCAGTCCTGATTGACTGTCCCCACCCAAACTGCAACAAAAAGTATAAGCACATCAATGGACTTAAGTACCACCAGGCTCATGCCCACACAGATGATGACAGCAAGCCGGAAGCAGATGGAGACAGTGAGTACGGAGAGGAGCCCACCCTTCATGCAGACCTAGGGAGCTGCAATGGTGCATCCGTCTCACAAAAAGGTTCCTTGTCCCCTGCCCGTTCAGCTACCCCCAAAGTTCGGCTCGTAGAGCCCCATAGCCCTTCTCCTTCAAGCAAATTCAGCACAAAAGGTCTCTGTAAGAAAAAGCTGAGTGGGGAAGGGGACACAGACCTTGGGGCCTTATCGAATGATGGCTCTGATGATGGACCCTCAGTAATGGATGAAACAAGCAATGATGCCTTTGATTCTTTGGAAAGGAAGtgtatggaaaaagaaaaatgtaaaaagcccTCTAGTTTGAAGCCTGAAAAGATTCCTTCCAAAAGCTTAAAGTCAGCACGGCCTATTGCCCCTGCCATCCCCCCGCAGCAAATCTACACCTTCCAGACCGCCACCTTCACAGCAGCAAGCCCAGGCTCCTCCTCAGGCTTGACCACCACCGTGGTCCAAGCCATGCCCAACAGCCCCCAACTCAAGCCTATTCAGCCCAAGCCTACTGTGATGGGAGAACCTTTCACAGTCAACCCGGCCTTGACTCCAGCcaaggacaagaaaaagaaagacaaaaaaaagaaggagtCTTCCAAGGAACTCGAAAGTCCTCTGACCCCTGGGAAGGTGTGTCGAGCAGAAGAAGGCAAAAGCCCATTCAGAGAATCATCAGGAGATGGGATGAAGATGGAGGGGCTCCTGAATGGCTCATCAGACCCCCACCAAAGCCGCCTGGCTAGCATCAAGGCAGAAGCTGACAAGATCTACAGCTTCACGGACAACGCCCCCAGCCCTTCAATTGGAGGCAGTAGCCGCATAGATAGCACCACCCCTACCCAGCCCCTGACTCCTTTACATGTAGTGACCCAGAATGGAGCTGAAGCCAACTCCGTCAAAACCAACAGCCCTGCATATTCTGACATATCTGAtgctggggaggatggggagggcaAAGTGGACAGTGTCAAATCAAAAGACCCTGAACAGTTGGTTAAGGAAGGGGCTAAGAAAACTCTTTTCCCCCCTCAGCCACAGAGCAAAGACTCACCATATTACCAAGGCTTTGAGAGTTACTACTCTCCAAGTTATGCACAGTCCAGCCCAGGGGCTCTGAACCCTGGCAGCCAGGCGGGACTGGAGAGCCAGGCTCTGAAGACAAAAAAGGACGAGGAGCCTGAGAGCATAGAGGGAAAAGTGAAGAATGATGTCTGTGaggaaaagaaaccagagctgAGCAGTTCCAGTCAGCAGCCCTCCGTCATCCAGCAGCGTCCCAACATGTACATGCAGTCCCTGTACTACAACCAGTATGCCTATGTGCCCCCATATGGCTACAGCGACCAGAGCTACCACACCCACCTCCTGAGCACGAACACGGCTTACCGGCAGCAGTATGAAGAACAGCAGAAACGGCAGAgcctggagcagcagcagcggGGACTGGACAAGAAGGCCGAGTTGGGCCTCAAGGAGCGGGAGGCAGCACTCAAGGAAGAATGGAAGCAAAAGCCTTCAATTCCACCAACTCTCACCAAGGCCCCCAGCCTAACGGACCTGGTCAAGTCGGGACCTGGGAAGGCCAAGGAGCCAGGGGCTGACCCTGCCAAATCAGTCATTATCCCCAAGTTAGATGACTCCTCCAAACTCCCCAGCCAGGCCCCAGAAGGACTTAAAGTGAAGCTGAGTGAGGCTGGCCACCTAGGCAAGGAGGCCTCTGAGGCCAAGACAGGCGCTGAATGTGGCCGGCAGGCAGAGGTGGATCCGATACTCTGGTACCGACAG GAAGCAGAGCCCCGCATGTGGACGTATGTCTATCCTGCCAAGTACTCGGACATTAAGTCAGAGGATGAGCGGTGGAAAGAGGAGCGGGACCGCaaattgaaggaagaaaggagtcGGAGTAAGGACTCTGTCCCCaaggaggatgggaaggaaagCACAAGTAGTGACTGCAAGCTGTCCACATCTGAGGACTCCCGCCTCGGAAGCAAGGAGCCCCGACCAAGCGTCCATGTGCCTGTTTCCTCCCCACTCACCCAGCACCAGTCCTACATCCCTTACATGCATGGCTACTCCTACAGCCAGTCCTATGACCCCAACCACCCCAGCTACCGGGGCATGCCTGCCGTGATGATGCAGAACTACCCAG GTTCCTATCTACCTTCCAGCTACTCTTTCTCCCCATATGGCAGCAAGGTCTCAGGGGGTGAAGATGCTGACAAGGCACGAGCCAGCCCCAGTGTCAGTTGTAAATCCAGCTCAGAGTCCAAAGCTCTGGACATCTTACAGCAGCATGCCAGTCACTACAAGAGCAAGTCTCCCACG ataactGATAAAACGTCTCAGGAGAGAGATCGAGGAGGTTGTGGGGTGGTTGGGGGTGGTGGCAGCTGTAGCAGTGTCGGAGGAGCAGCAGGGGGTGAAAGGAATGTAGACCGGCCCCGTACCTCCCCTTCTCAGCGCCTGATGtccacacaccaccaccaccaccacttggGGTACTCGTTGCTCCCAGCACAGTACAACTTACCCTATGCAGCAG GGCTTTCTTCTACAGCCATTGTTGCCAGCCAGCAAGGCTCAACCCCCTCACTCTACCCACCCCCGCGGAGGTGA